The DNA region ACCCAAACCTTCTCTAACTGACGGATGAACAAATATATCGGCCACTCTACATAAATCAGCTATATCTTTTCTAAAACCTAAAAAATGCACCTTTTGCCTTATGTTCAGACTAGAGGCAAGAAGCTCAAGTTTTGTTTTGTCAGGTCCTTTACCACACACAACATAATGAACATTATTTAGATCGCATTTAGCAATAGCCTTTATAATAACCTTCTGATTCTTATGAATTTTAAGCTTACCGACAGAGAGAATCATGACGTCATCATCTGATATTCCGATTGATTTTCTTAATTTCTTATAAAAATCTACACTTAAAATATGGTCTATGAATTTCTTCACATCCAATCCTATTCCATGAATTTTTCTAACATTCCGAGCCTTAAATTTTAATGCTCTTGTATAGTCCTCCTCGTTTATTGTCATAAGCATATCTACATATCCAGACATTATGTACTCAATGGGATAATATAATATCCAATTTATCAGAGGAGCTTCGCTAAAAAAATGGAATCCATGAGCCAAATACCACACTTTAGATCCTTTCCGACGTGCTTCTCTCGCAGCTATACGTGTTACTACACTCATCACTGGACCATGTGTCCATATCACGTCGTAATTGCCTGAATCTACTATTGCTTTGACTTCACGCAAACCTTTGAGATTACGACAAACCTTGAAAGGGCTTCTCGCTAAACCAACTGTGTAAAATTTGATATTCTCATTAAAAATATTACGTAACGTATCTCCTCCTCCAATATAATCAGAACATGCTATATCTATTTCCCATCCGTCATTAATTAAAGCCTCAATATGAGGTTTCAAGAAGGCTCTAATCATACTGTCAGGTGCAGTGATCAGCATTCTTTTTTTAGATTCTTTCATTTTCGAACCGATTTAGATTTCATAATAAAATAAGTTGCGCTTAAAAGACTTTTCAAGGAGTCTCTGAAAACAATATTTTGTATCATTAGTATCAATCCCAAGCCACATATCAAGACTATCCAATTCTCAGTGTACAAGGAAATAAAAATGTGAAATACTGCAAACAATAACTCATATAGCGACATTGACATCGTTTTTACTTTCATGAATTTTCCTATAATTTGTTCTGAAATAAAACATCTAATCGCCCCTATAGCAACCATACTAATAAGAGTCAGCACCAATGAATTGAAAACATAGACGCTAATAACTCCGAAAAGAACACTAAGCGCAAGTATAAGATAATTTACATACATCATTTCCTTTTCACGCCTTAATACCTTAAAGTAAGTAATAAATACCAGATTCATCTTAGCATCGAATATGCACATAGGCAATAGAATTGCTAAATATGCAACACTATCTGCATAATTCGGTAGCCATAGATTTATCAGCCATTTGCCCGGTATCATCAGAAAATATATCCACGGCATTAAGAAAAAGCAAAATCGGAACATATTAATGTAAGCATATAACTTTCCGTCATCTGATGTACATCGCAGAGCCGGGGAGAAAACCATTGAAACCTGCCGGATAAAGACAAGAGCAAACGCAGTAAGAGAAAGAGCCAAAGAAACTTTACCAAAAACAATAATACCCCAATGGCTATCTATAAAAAATCGGTCGATTCCCGCAATCAGCAAAGAAGCTATTCCAGATAGCATTAGAGTGACTCCAACCTTTATAGAATCTTTCAACTCCGGCCATATTTTTTTATATGGCACTGATATTTTTGACAGAAAATAGCGACCTTTATAAAGACTATAGCATAAATTAAGTAAAGAACCGACTATAAAAACACATAGAAATATGTATATATCTCTAATTCCCAATAAAATAAGTACTATTAAAGATAATAGAAAAAAAAGTTTGTCAATTATCACAGAAAAAGAATACCAATGTGTATGATTTGCAGCTTGAAAGATATAACCCATATACATTGAACAATTGAAAATAACCATATAGATAACACTAAAAAAAAATATGATTCTCCTTTCGTATGTCATTGGAGCAAGAATCAGTATAATGGTTATTATTACTGCAAAAATTATCTGTATCATCACAACTATGCGAAACTGCCCGCTAACAGCATTGCGATTCATTTCGCTAAAATCTAAGCCACTATATTTAAGATAAACGCCATCGTTTATTCCGCAATGAAAAAAGCCAACATAAGCAGAGTAAAAAATGAATAACTGCCAAAATGAATACCCTTCCACACCTAAGAATTTGGGAAGTAAAAGAGTAACAACACAACTTTGAACAAGGGATATTATCTGGGCTGTAAAGGCAACTTTTAGATTTCTACCTAACTGACCTATGTTCATATTGAGTGAATAATGTTCGTTTTCCGTATAATAACACCAATAAAGAAAAGATTATAATATAGACTAACTGACTAATACTCAAAACAAAACGAATTAAACATTCGCCTATTCCTTGCATAGCAATTCCATAAATTAGAAATGAATAAAGCATTAAATATATGGGGTGTCCGCCCCATTTCCGTAACAAATGATAAGCAATTCCAGCAAAAAAACCGATTAGACACTCTATTATATACACACCAACTAAACCAAAGTCATAATAATACGTTCTAAGAGCTGTATAAATATTAGTCGATTTGCCTTTCCCTACGGAAACAAATGGCAAAAAATGAATATCATTGGGCACAGACATTCCGCAAGCATTTAAAAGTCCATAAAAGCCAAAGAATGTTTCCTCTCCAAAAAACCTACTATCAGGTTTATATACTTCAAGACTCCGATCTAATGCTATTATGGCCGCTCCACTATACCCAAAAAGCATCTCATCCCACGAGGATTTTCCAGTTTTTCCTGTCAAAAGGCCCAATGTTTGGAACACTGTAAAAAATATAACAAATGCTAGAAACATCCTTTTAATCACACTAAAAAGACGATTTAAGCTCAATCGAGTCCTTTTACTTTTGAATATATTAAGGTAATAAGCGACAATAAAAACAAAACAAATATATTGAAGCATAAAGGTACGTCCTGATCCCAATGCACTAACGAGCAAAGAAACAAGAATAACAATCATTTCCAATTTACTCTGCAACAGTGACGTACCGACCTTTTCTTCTCCGATTACAATTTTCTGAATCAAAAAATAGGAATAAAAGTAACCACTTACTTGAACGAAAAATGAGACAAGCGTTAATGCCATATTTCTAGACTCTATCGTACCATGAACCGAAGCAGCCCTATTATATTCCATCATATTGCTATAATCAGCATTTATGCTAACTGAAAGAGCTGTACTCATTGCATTTTGAATTCCCAAATACAATATGAAAACACAAAATATAAGATAAATAAATGTGATTTTCTTTTTAGGCAAGCGCAAAATCACCATATAGTTACTATACTGTTTTCCTGCAATCGTGGTACTATAAGCACTACCCAAAAAGAACGAAAGGGCAAATGCTGCTAGCGCACTTACTATGAATAAGGACGTTTCAAAGCTTATGTCAACCGGAGTACCAATAACATTAGACAAAGCTATTAAAGAAGTAAGAAGAAAAGACTCACATACCAATGGAAATGGAGCCATAGGATCGCAATTAGATGAAACAAGTGCAAAAATAGTCAATAAAAAAAGCATTAGTACTAATGCTAACATACCCGATTTCCCTTTTTTAGTTGTCTATATATCGCCTTCAGTTTATCAGCAGATAAACTAATATCAAACTTGGTATTTTCAATTTTCCGCCTTGCTTTTTCACGATCGTAATCCTGCAATGACCAGTCTATTGCCTTTATCCAATCTTCCAATGGAGCGTTTAAGTCTAAAAAACGGACATTACCTGTCACATCAACGGCTCGCGTTACGACAGTAGATGTAACTATCCGAAGCCCAGCTGCTTGCGCCTCAACAATCGCATTGGGAAGCCCTTCAAATTTTGACGGAAATAAGAAACTATCAAAAATACCCAAAAGACATTTGACATCGCTTCGACTCCCTAAAAAATGCACTTGCTCCGATATACCTAACTTAGATGCATATTCTTTCATTTTTTCCAGTAATGGCCCGTCCCCCACCAAAACAAGACTTACATCACCATGAAGTTTAAAATATCGGCTGAAAAGTTCTAATATAAAAACGTGATTTTTCGCCTCTACAAACCGGCCAACATGTCCAATTATCTTAGCTTTTATACCCAATTTAGTTTTTAATTCTTCAAATACTTTTTGAGGAAAAACAAATGTTTTGCTATCAACTCCGTTGTCTATAACTTCAAATGCCTTGTTCCCATGCATCCATATTCCTGCCTCGGGACCGCAAGCAAAACATTTATAGGGAACATTCTTTATTTTATAACGATTATAGTAGTGAAGACACTTTCCTATAATACCCCCTACATTATTTTGGGTATTCCTTGAATGAAGGATGATATTTATATTTCTGGAATGCGCTTCAATAATTGGTGTCGTATTCAAAAGGGCATTCGCATGAATATGTATACAGTCGTATCCTTTGTCTAATAATTTTCCTAATTGTCTTTTATGCTCAAGTGGATGCTTGAAGAAAGGCGGTAAAACAAATATTTTACCTCCACGTTTATCAATCATCTCCCTTAAATGTATATTAGTAATATCCGAATTTTGTATACAAAAATCTATTTGAAATTCGTTTGAATCCAAAAAGGGAAGCAAATTCGTCAGAGTAGTTTCAACCCCTCCTATATTCAAACCATATAAATAATGTAAAATACGCATTACTGATTATATTTATGACATATTTAAAATGTAAACTATAATACCAAATATTGCAAACAGAATCTATAAACAGATATAAAAGTGGAGTCTATTTACCTATACAAAAATAATATATTCCAACCTCCATCACTTCTCTCTTTTCATAGATATTTCGTCCATCAACCACCACTGCCTGCCTCATCGTCTTCTTCAACACCCCCCAACTCGGCATCCTAAACTCCTTCCACTCCGTCACCAACAGCAACGCATCCGCATCCAATACCGCATCATACATATCCGTAGCATAGACAACCTTATCCCCTATCCTACGCTTACATTCATCCATCGCAATCGGATCATAAACCTTCACGCTTGCACCAGCCTCTATCAACCTATCAATCAAAACCAATGCCGGAGCCTCTCTCATATCATCCGTTTCAGGCTTGAAAGCCAAACCCCATAAAGCGATTTGCTTACCTTCCAAGTCTCCATTATAATGCTTCAGCAATTTATCAAAAAGAATACTCTTTTGTCTCTCATTCACCTCTTCAACAGCCTTCAAAACACGCATCGGATAACCATTCTTTTCCGCAGTCTTTATCAACGCCTTCACATCCTTCGGAAAACAAGAGCCACCATATCCACAACCGGGATACAAAAATTTACTGCCAATACGACTATCCGCACCAATACCTTTGCGAACCATATTCACATCAGCACCAACCAGCTCACAGAGGTTAGCGATATCATTCATAAAGCTAATCCGTGTAGCCAACATAGAATTAGCAGCATACTTTATCATTTCCGCACTCGGAATATCAGTAAATATCAACCGATAATTATTCATCATAAAAGGCTTGTAAAGACGCTCCATTATAGCCTTGGCCTTTTCCGATTCCACACCTACCACCACACGGTCGGGCTTCATAAAATCATCTACCGCATCACCTTCTTTCAGAAACTCGGGATTGGAAGCCACATCAAACTCTATCTTTACATTACGCTTGTCAAGTTCTTCCTGAATGGCAGACTTTACCTTTTGTGCGGTACCCACAGGAACCGTACTCTTAGTTACAACCAGTACATACTTATTCATATTGCATCCAATAGTACGCGCAACTTCCAGTACATATTTCAAATCAGCACTGCCATCCTCATCAGGAGGAGTACCAACTGCACTAAACATAACCTCTACATCATCCAGACACTCCTTCAAGTCCGTTGTAAATTTCAGACGGCCCGCAGTATAGTTACGATGAACCATATCTTCCAAGCCCGGCTCATAAATGGGAATAATACCTTTCTTCAGATTTTCTATCTTACTGTCCTGCACATCCACACAAGTCACGTCAATCCCCATTTCCGAAAAACAGGTACCTGTCACCAAACC from Bacteroides sp. MSB163 includes:
- a CDS encoding glycosyltransferase, whose translation is MRILHYLYGLNIGGVETTLTNLLPFLDSNEFQIDFCIQNSDITNIHLREMIDKRGGKIFVLPPFFKHPLEHKRQLGKLLDKGYDCIHIHANALLNTTPIIEAHSRNINIILHSRNTQNNVGGIIGKCLHYYNRYKIKNVPYKCFACGPEAGIWMHGNKAFEVIDNGVDSKTFVFPQKVFEELKTKLGIKAKIIGHVGRFVEAKNHVFILELFSRYFKLHGDVSLVLVGDGPLLEKMKEYASKLGISEQVHFLGSRSDVKCLLGIFDSFLFPSKFEGLPNAIVEAQAAGLRIVTSTVVTRAVDVTGNVRFLDLNAPLEDWIKAIDWSLQDYDREKARRKIENTKFDISLSADKLKAIYRQLKKGNRVC
- a CDS encoding O-antigen polymerase codes for the protein MLALVLMLFLLTIFALVSSNCDPMAPFPLVCESFLLTSLIALSNVIGTPVDISFETSLFIVSALAAFALSFFLGSAYSTTIAGKQYSNYMVILRLPKKKITFIYLIFCVFILYLGIQNAMSTALSVSINADYSNMMEYNRAASVHGTIESRNMALTLVSFFVQVSGYFYSYFLIQKIVIGEEKVGTSLLQSKLEMIVILVSLLVSALGSGRTFMLQYICFVFIVAYYLNIFKSKRTRLSLNRLFSVIKRMFLAFVIFFTVFQTLGLLTGKTGKSSWDEMLFGYSGAAIIALDRSLEVYKPDSRFFGEETFFGFYGLLNACGMSVPNDIHFLPFVSVGKGKSTNIYTALRTYYYDFGLVGVYIIECLIGFFAGIAYHLLRKWGGHPIYLMLYSFLIYGIAMQGIGECLIRFVLSISQLVYIIIFSLLVLLYGKRTLFTQYEHRSVR
- a CDS encoding UDP-glucose/GDP-mannose dehydrogenase family protein — translated: MKIAIVGTGYVGLVTGTCFSEMGIDVTCVDVQDSKIENLKKGIIPIYEPGLEDMVHRNYTAGRLKFTTDLKECLDDVEVMFSAVGTPPDEDGSADLKYVLEVARTIGCNMNKYVLVVTKSTVPVGTAQKVKSAIQEELDKRNVKIEFDVASNPEFLKEGDAVDDFMKPDRVVVGVESEKAKAIMERLYKPFMMNNYRLIFTDIPSAEMIKYAANSMLATRISFMNDIANLCELVGADVNMVRKGIGADSRIGSKFLYPGCGYGGSCFPKDVKALIKTAEKNGYPMRVLKAVEEVNERQKSILFDKLLKHYNGDLEGKQIALWGLAFKPETDDMREAPALVLIDRLIEAGASVKVYDPIAMDECKRRIGDKVVYATDMYDAVLDADALLLVTEWKEFRMPSWGVLKKTMRQAVVVDGRNIYEKREVMEVGIYYFCIGK
- a CDS encoding glycosyltransferase; this encodes MKESKKRMLITAPDSMIRAFLKPHIEALINDGWEIDIACSDYIGGGDTLRNIFNENIKFYTVGLARSPFKVCRNLKGLREVKAIVDSGNYDVIWTHGPVMSVVTRIAAREARRKGSKVWYLAHGFHFFSEAPLINWILYYPIEYIMSGYVDMLMTINEEDYTRALKFKARNVRKIHGIGLDVKKFIDHILSVDFYKKLRKSIGISDDDVMILSVGKLKIHKNQKVIIKAIAKCDLNNVHYVVCGKGPDKTKLELLASSLNIRQKVHFLGFRKDIADLCRVADIFVHPSVREGLGIAPLEAMASGLPLISSTVGGIKDYAHDGETGFCLSPYDVDGFAKALMILISDKSLRRTFGEHNAKVAMRYDIECAKTVILSTARELLNEKLGKVNQ